One Hevea brasiliensis isolate MT/VB/25A 57/8 chromosome 5, ASM3005281v1, whole genome shotgun sequence genomic region harbors:
- the LOC110662726 gene encoding UDP-URONIC ACID TRANSPORTER 1-like isoform X1 produces the protein MTIMVLRCVSLDTKLQLVPKLQRLNASLHKNYTCHFHFHFSHPPTYFPPKIYKLYQPKKPKNFKKFSIDEAQIRSSPTANPSTFSKKQVLFITSLIVLWYSSNVGVLLLNKFLLSNYGFRFPIFLTMCHMSACAILSYLSIVFFKVVPLQLVKSRHQFFKIATLSVVFCASVVGGNISLRYLPVSFNQAVGATAPFFTAVFAYLMTLKREAWFTYAALVPVVAGAVIASGGEPGFHLYGFIVCISATAARAFKSVLQGILLSSEGEKLNSMNLLLHMSPIAALVLLPAALVMEPNVLEVILSLGRQHKYMWLLLILNSTMAYSTNLSNFLVTKHTSALTLQVLGNAKGAVAVVSSIFIFRNPVTLAGIAGYTMSVAGVAAYGEAKRRLR, from the exons ATGACCATTATGGTGCTTCGCTGTGTCTCTTTGGACACCAAATTGCAGTTAGTGCCAAAGCTTCAGCGATTGAACGCGTCACTGCATAAAAATTACACTTGTCACTTTCACTTTCACTTCAGCCACCCACCCACGTACTTTCCTCCAAAAATTTACAAACTTTACCAACCGAAAAAACCGAAAAACTTCAAAAAATTTTCCATTGATGAAGCTCAGATAAGATCATCACCTACTGCAAATCCATCTACTTTCTCAAAGAAACAAGTCCTTTTCATTACTTCCCTTATTGTCCTTTGGTACTCCTCCAACGTTGGTGTTTTGCTTCTTAACAAGTTCTTGCTTTCTAACTATGGATTCAGGTTCCCAATCTTCCTCACCATGTGCCACATGTCTGCTTGTGCCATTCTTAGTTATTTATCCATTGTTTTCTTCAAGGTGGTTCCTCTTCAGCTTGTCAAATCTAGGCATCAGTTCTTCAAGATTGCAACTTTGAGTGTTGTCTTTTGTGCGTCTGTTGTAGGTGGCAACATTTCGCTCAGGTATTTGCCTGTTTCCTTTAATCAGGCTGTTGGTGCTACGGCGCCGTTTTTCACTGCGGTTTTTGCCTATTTGATGACCCTCAAGAGGGAGGCTTGGTTTACATATGCTGCTCTTGTGCCTGTTGTTGCTGGTGCTGTCATTGCTAGTGGG GGTGAGCCAGGTTTTCACTTGTATGGATTTATTGTGTGCATAAGTGCAACTGCTGCAAGGGCCTTTAAATCTGTTCTTCAGGGCATCCTGCTTTCTTCTGAGGG AGAAAAGTTGAACTCGATGAATTTGCTGCTGCATATGTCCCCTATTGCAGCTTTAGTATTGTTGCCTGCAGCACTTGTAATGGAGCCCAATGTGCTAGAAGTCATTTTATCTCTTGGAAGGCAACATAAATATATGTGGTTACTGCTGATTCTTAATTCAACGATGGCTTACTCAACTAACCTGTCAAACTTCTTGGTCACTAAGCATACAAGTGCACTAACACTCCAG GTGTTAGGCAATGCAAAAGGTGCTGTGGCTGTCGTTAGCTCAATCTTCATCTTCAGGAATCCTGTAACCTTGGCGGGCATTGCCGGTTACACAATGAGTGTTGCTGGCGTAGCCGCATATGGAGAAGCAAAGAGAAGGCTTAGATGA
- the LOC110662726 gene encoding UDP-URONIC ACID TRANSPORTER 1-like isoform X2: MTIMVLRCVSLDTKLQLVPKLQRLNASLHKNYTCHFHFHFSHPPTYFPPKIYKLYQPKKPKNFKKFSIDEAQIRSSPTANPSTFSKKQVLFITSLIVLWYSSNVGVLLLNKFLLSNYGFRFPIFLTMCHMSACAILSYLSIVFFKAVGATAPFFTAVFAYLMTLKREAWFTYAALVPVVAGAVIASGGEPGFHLYGFIVCISATAARAFKSVLQGILLSSEGEKLNSMNLLLHMSPIAALVLLPAALVMEPNVLEVILSLGRQHKYMWLLLILNSTMAYSTNLSNFLVTKHTSALTLQVLGNAKGAVAVVSSIFIFRNPVTLAGIAGYTMSVAGVAAYGEAKRRLR, translated from the exons ATGACCATTATGGTGCTTCGCTGTGTCTCTTTGGACACCAAATTGCAGTTAGTGCCAAAGCTTCAGCGATTGAACGCGTCACTGCATAAAAATTACACTTGTCACTTTCACTTTCACTTCAGCCACCCACCCACGTACTTTCCTCCAAAAATTTACAAACTTTACCAACCGAAAAAACCGAAAAACTTCAAAAAATTTTCCATTGATGAAGCTCAGATAAGATCATCACCTACTGCAAATCCATCTACTTTCTCAAAGAAACAAGTCCTTTTCATTACTTCCCTTATTGTCCTTTGGTACTCCTCCAACGTTGGTGTTTTGCTTCTTAACAAGTTCTTGCTTTCTAACTATGGATTCAGGTTCCCAATCTTCCTCACCATGTGCCACATGTCTGCTTGTGCCATTCTTAGTTATTTATCCATTGTTTTCTTCAAG GCTGTTGGTGCTACGGCGCCGTTTTTCACTGCGGTTTTTGCCTATTTGATGACCCTCAAGAGGGAGGCTTGGTTTACATATGCTGCTCTTGTGCCTGTTGTTGCTGGTGCTGTCATTGCTAGTGGG GGTGAGCCAGGTTTTCACTTGTATGGATTTATTGTGTGCATAAGTGCAACTGCTGCAAGGGCCTTTAAATCTGTTCTTCAGGGCATCCTGCTTTCTTCTGAGGG AGAAAAGTTGAACTCGATGAATTTGCTGCTGCATATGTCCCCTATTGCAGCTTTAGTATTGTTGCCTGCAGCACTTGTAATGGAGCCCAATGTGCTAGAAGTCATTTTATCTCTTGGAAGGCAACATAAATATATGTGGTTACTGCTGATTCTTAATTCAACGATGGCTTACTCAACTAACCTGTCAAACTTCTTGGTCACTAAGCATACAAGTGCACTAACACTCCAG GTGTTAGGCAATGCAAAAGGTGCTGTGGCTGTCGTTAGCTCAATCTTCATCTTCAGGAATCCTGTAACCTTGGCGGGCATTGCCGGTTACACAATGAGTGTTGCTGGCGTAGCCGCATATGGAGAAGCAAAGAGAAGGCTTAGATGA
- the LOC110662726 gene encoding UDP-URONIC ACID TRANSPORTER 1-like isoform X3, with amino-acid sequence MDSGGNISLRYLPVSFNQAVGATAPFFTAVFAYLMTLKREAWFTYAALVPVVAGAVIASGGEPGFHLYGFIVCISATAARAFKSVLQGILLSSEGEKLNSMNLLLHMSPIAALVLLPAALVMEPNVLEVILSLGRQHKYMWLLLILNSTMAYSTNLSNFLVTKHTSALTLQVLGNAKGAVAVVSSIFIFRNPVTLAGIAGYTMSVAGVAAYGEAKRRLR; translated from the exons ATGGATTCAG GTGGCAACATTTCGCTCAGGTATTTGCCTGTTTCCTTTAATCAGGCTGTTGGTGCTACGGCGCCGTTTTTCACTGCGGTTTTTGCCTATTTGATGACCCTCAAGAGGGAGGCTTGGTTTACATATGCTGCTCTTGTGCCTGTTGTTGCTGGTGCTGTCATTGCTAGTGGG GGTGAGCCAGGTTTTCACTTGTATGGATTTATTGTGTGCATAAGTGCAACTGCTGCAAGGGCCTTTAAATCTGTTCTTCAGGGCATCCTGCTTTCTTCTGAGGG AGAAAAGTTGAACTCGATGAATTTGCTGCTGCATATGTCCCCTATTGCAGCTTTAGTATTGTTGCCTGCAGCACTTGTAATGGAGCCCAATGTGCTAGAAGTCATTTTATCTCTTGGAAGGCAACATAAATATATGTGGTTACTGCTGATTCTTAATTCAACGATGGCTTACTCAACTAACCTGTCAAACTTCTTGGTCACTAAGCATACAAGTGCACTAACACTCCAG GTGTTAGGCAATGCAAAAGGTGCTGTGGCTGTCGTTAGCTCAATCTTCATCTTCAGGAATCCTGTAACCTTGGCGGGCATTGCCGGTTACACAATGAGTGTTGCTGGCGTAGCCGCATATGGAGAAGCAAAGAGAAGGCTTAGATGA
- the LOC110662728 gene encoding UDP-URONIC ACID TRANSPORTER 1, with the protein MRSSPPANPSTMSSLSSSSSKKQALFITSLIVLWYSSNIGVLLLNKFLLSNYGFRFPIFLTMCHMSACAILSYLSIVFFKMVPLQPVKSRHQFFKIATLSVVFCGSVVGGNISLRYLPVSFNQAVGATTPFFTAVFAYLMTFKREAWVTYAALVPVVAGVVIASGGEPGFHLYGFIMCISATAARAFKSVLQGILLSSEGEKLNSMNLLLYMSPIAVLVLLPAALIMEPNVLEVTLSLGRQHKYMWVLLVLNSTMAYSANLSNFLVTKHTSALTLQVLGNAKGAVAVVISIFIFRNPVTFVGIAGYTMTVAGVVAYGEAKRRFR; encoded by the exons ATGAGATCATCACCTCCGGCAAATCCATCTACAATGTCATcattatcttcttcttcctcaaagaaACAAGCCCTTTTCATTACTTCCCTTATTGTCCTCTGGTACTCCTCCAACATTGGTGTTTTGCTTCTCAACAAGTTCTTGCTTTCTAACTATGGCTTCAGGTTCCCAATCTTCCTCACCATGTGCCACATGTCTGCTTGTGCCATTCTCAGTTATCTATCTATTGTTTTCTTCAAGATGGTTCCTCTTCAGCCTGTCAAATCTAGGCATCAGTTCTTCAAGATTGCAACTTTGAGCGTTGTCTTTTGTGGGTCTGTTGTCGGTGGCAATATTTCTCTCAGGTATTTGCCTGTTTCCTTTAATCAGGCTGTCGGTGCTACGACTCCGTTTTTCACTGCGGTTTTTGCCTACTTGATGACCTTCAAGAGGGAGGCTTGGGTTACATATGCTGCTCTTGTGCCTGTTGTTGCTGGTGTTGTCATTGCTAGTGGG GGTGAGCCAGGTTTTCACTTGTATGGATTTATTATGTGCATAAGTGCAACTGCTGCAAGGGCCTTTAAGTCTGTTCTTCAGGGCATCCTGCTTTCTTCTGAGGG AGAAAAGTTGAACTCGATGAATTTGCTGCTGTATATGTCTCCTATTGCAGTTTTAGTATTGTTGCCTGCAGCACTTATAATGGAGCCCAATGTGCTAGAAGTCACCTTATCCCTTGGAAGGCAACATAAATATATGTGGGTACTGCTGGTTCTTAATTCAACAATGGCCTACTCAGCTAACTTGTCGAACTTCTTGGTCACTAAGCATACAAGTGCACTAACACTCCAG GTTTTAGGCAATGCAAAAGGTGCTGTGGCTGTTGTTATCTCAATCTTCATCTTCAGGAATCCTGTAACGTTTGTGGGCATTGCCGGTTACACGATGACTGTTGCCGGCGTCGTCGCTTATGGAGAAGCAAAGAGAAGGTTTAGATGA